ATGGGATGACATCGGTGATCAACCTTGTTCTGTTGCCCGCATGCTATCAGTAATTGGTGATCGATGGACGATGCTAATATTACGTAATGCTTTTATGGGAATTCGCCGTTTTGATGATTTCCAAAAATCATTAGGTGTCACTCGTCATGTGCTATCTGATCGATTAAAACGTTTGGTTGAATACGAAATTTTAGTAAAAGCCCCTTATTTTGATCGTCAGGAACGCTTTGAATACCGCCTTACTGATAAAGGGTTTGAACTTTATCCAGTTATCTTATCTATGGCGAATTGGGCAGATAAATGGATGGATCAAGGTTTAGGTAAGCCGTTGGAATATCGTCATAAAGCGTGTGGTCATAAATTTGAACCAGTCATGGTATGTTCGGTCTGCCGTGAACCTTTACATGCAAAACAGGTTCAGGTTTCGGCTGGACCAGGCTATTTTGCTTATATGGAACAAAAGCAAAAACAAGCTTAATGTTCTTTCTTTGAAGACTCTTGCTGAAGTGCTTCTGTAAGAGTCTTATAAATATAATCATGATTTGACTGAGTAATATTAAAACGAATAAATTGGCCTGCCGATTTTGATTGGCTAAAGGCATTACCCGGCGCAAGAATTACTTCCTGATTCAGGCAAAACTGAGCAATCTTCGCCGCATCTATTCCTTCTGGTAGACGACACCACACAAAAATTCCAGCCTTTGGTTCAATCCACGGTTCTATTCCAATCGCTTTAAGCTTCCTTATAGTTTTCTGCATGGCTTGAGCCAAACGAACTTTTAATATATCTAAATGCTTACGGTATGAACCATCAGTTAATGCCGTATGTAATATCTTGGCTGAGAGTCCATTATGAGAAAAACTGGTGGCAATTTTTAAGTCGGTAATTTGGTCAATCCATTCTGGTTTCGCAATAATATAGCCACAGCGAATAGATGCAGAGAGGGTTTTAGAGAAACTTCCAATGAAAATCACACGTGAAAGATTATCCAAAGCTGCAAGTCGCGGAGCTAAAGTATGTTCAAAGTCTGAAAATATATCGTCTTCAATTACAATTAAATTAGACTGCTCAATGAGTTTTAATAATTGATGAGCTGTCGATAATGAGAGCGTTGCACCCGTAGGATTATGTATTCCTGAGTTCGTAATATAAAGCCGTGGGTTATAGGTCTCAATAGCTTCTTTAAATGCTTCTAAATCTGGACCATTTGGTGTGTAAGGAATACCTATAACTTTAACTTGATGAACTTTAAGTAGAGCATGGAAGTTAAAGTAGCAAGGGTCATCAATCAGAACGACATCATCTGGTTTAAGTAAAAAACGGCAAACTAGATCAATCGCTTGAGTACCCGAATCGGTTAAAAGAACTTGGTTCAAGTTTGCTTCTATACCTTTACTTTGTGCTCGTCTAGCGAGTAAATCACGTAATGCGGGTAGTCCTAAAGGTGAGGAATAGCCCATTAAGTTATCATCTTCGTTACGTGTAGCGGATCTTAACGCTTTGCGGATACTTTCAAGCGGCATCCAGTCATTTGGTAGCCAACCACAACCGGGTTTAAAAGCATCAGGTTTTGCTTCCAATGACTGGCGTGAAATCCATAACGGATCGATAGAGCGATCTAATTTAGGGCCTAATTCACTTAAGGCTAAAGGTGCAAGTGGCCCAACCACATAAAAACCGGAACCACTTCGAGATTCAATTTTACCTACGGCAATTAATCGTTCATAAGCTTCGACAATGGTCGAAACAGAAAAACCTAAATCTTTTGCCAGTTTGCGTACAGAAGGTAAACGGGAACCTGGTGTTAAAGAACGATTTTTAATTTGTTGTTCGACCTGTGAAATAACAAGCTCGATTTTTGTTTTCGTTTGGTTCACGTTAATTATCTCTAACTGTACTGCTGATTCATACATAACAGTTTTTTAAAATTGTACTGCTCTGTATCTGGTTTTAACACCATATCACAGCTTAAATTCTTCGTATAGCTGCGGAGAATAATATGCAAAAGTTTATGAATGGTTGGGTGAATGGATTTATCGGAGTTGCAATTTTTGCGGGATCACTCCCTGCTACCCGTGTTGCGGTAACGGGATTTGATCCCGGTTTCCTAACGGCGGCAAGAGCCGTTATTGCTGGTGTTTTAGGTTTAATTCTTATCTTTTTGCTTAAAGAAAAAAGACCTGCTAAGCAAGATTGGTGGCCACTCGCTATTGTTGCTTTAGGGGTTGTGGTGGGTTTCCCTTTATTTACAGCACTTGCTTTGCAATATATGAATGCAGCACATTCAATTGTATTTGTAAGTCTTTTGCCATTAGCTACAGCCATATTTGCAGTGGTAAGGGGTGGAGAAAAACCTAATCTATTTTTTTGGATATTTGCAGTTTTAGGGAGTCTGGTTGTTTTCGCTTATATGTTTTTTTTATCGGGTGAAGCTTCTTTTGGCATTGGTGATTTATATATGCTTATTGCAATTATTCTATGTGGATTTGGCTATGCAGAGGGTGGAGTACTTTCGAAAAAAATAGGTGGATGGCAGGTAATTTGTTGGGCGCTTATTTTAGCTTTACCCGTTATGCTACTTGCTACGCTTTTTTACATGCCTGTTTCTTTCCAAGATGTATCTGCATCAGCGGTAGCAGGGCTGGTTTATGTATCTTTGTTTAGTATGCTCATCGGATTCTTTTTTTGGTACAAAGGCCTTGCCCAAGGCGGAATTGCTGCAATCAGCCAGCTACAACTCTTACAACCTTTAATGGGACTCGCGATTGCTGCACTTTTATTACATGAGCATGTCAGTTGGTCGATGTTAATGGTCACGGCAGTAACCATTTTATGTGTTGCTGCCGCTAAAAAATTTGCATAAAAATTTATAAACAATTTGCCGGTTTAGGAATGCCTGCCAATCGACTGAGATGGCGAGCAACTAAACCGGTATTAAATTTTTGTTGTAAAACAGCATTATTAATATCAGGGCTTACCGTCTTCATTAAAAACTTAATTAGAGGACGTGTTGCAGGTGAATGACCAAAATGTTGATAAAATTGGCGAACTGCAGCTAAAACTTCAAAATGCCAATCTGTTAATTCAAGATCGAGAGATTTGGCGAGTTCCTGTGCTACTTCAGGATTCCAAATCGTATAGTCGACTAAATGACCATCTTGATCTAATTCTAAATTCATAAAAATGAGCCTAACTATATTATTTCAAAGAAATGCATCGATTAAATTGTAAAACCAGATCCGCAAATTGATCATAGTTCAACACATTAACGTGAGCTAAGGTTTCTGCATCAATTAAATCTTTTTCATAACATAAACAAGAAATTGAGCCGAATTGCTGACAAATACTCACCGAAAGTTGTGCGGTTGAATCACCCATAAAAACAATTTGGTCATCCTTATCAAAATAATTTGTAAGTTCTTCAATAATTTGAGGCGTATGGTGATAAGAAGCTTGCACCAGATAAAGTGTTGATTGCGTCATTAAATTTACACCTTTATCTACCAATATAAGACATGATCGAAAGATTGGATGAGTTCAGTATCTAACTGAACAAACTCTAGCTCCTGTTCGCTGTTTTGAACAAAAGGATGCTGTTTATTTTTGGTCTCAACAAGGATTGGACTCAAGTCATAAAACTCAAAGCTATCCACCATATTTGAAGCAATTTTAAAAGCATGCTGTAACTGGTCAAAGTTACGTTCATTTTGTAAGAGGCTGAGGGCTGCATCTTTTAATAATACTTTGACTGGTGAGCCAAAGGTTGCTAAAACCATAGTAGCAGCGAGGCTTTCATTGACTTGTAGGCTAGTTAGATTGGCTTGGGTCAAAATAACGAGTACAGTTTTCACACAATATACCTTTTAAAAGCAACAATCTAAGTTAATAAAGTAACTTAGAATTGAAGAAGACGAGAGGCTGACTGTACTGCATCAGCAAGTTCACCTAGTCCAACCAACTCAAAGTTGCTCGCTAGGTTATGATGACTAAGTTGATGGCGACTCGCATTTTCTGCATCGGTAATACCGCGTGCAAGAGCAGCGCTGACACAGACAGGAAGTCTGATCGCAAGCTTTTGCCATTCATGCGTTAAATTACGCTGGTCGTCAGGAACCCACTGAAAATCATTCGCAACTTGAACGCCATCTTGGTAAAAGAATACACGAAAGTCTTCATTTTTACTTTTGAGTGCCTGAGCGAGGCCCAGCGCATGCCAAGCATGGATTGAAGTAGGAGCAGAGGTTATTAGTAGTAATGTACTCATTGAGAATTCACTATGGTCATACGTCTAAATGGGCGTAGATACATTAAGATAAAGGTAAGTATACAATGATTTTAGTGACAGGTGGTTTAGGCTTTATCGGTTCACACATTGCATTGAGTCTGCTGGCTCAAGGCCAAGAAGTGGTTATTGTCGATAATTTGGCTAACTCGACCTTGCAAACGCTTGAGCGGTTAGAATACATCTCTGGGATGTACGTTCCGTTTGTTAAACTTGATGTACGTAATACGCCTGCATTGAACAAAGTATTTGAACAGTATTCAATCGATGCAGTGATTCATACGGCAGGTTTTAAATCTATTGAAGAATCTAATTTAAAACCGCTTGAATATTATAACGATAATGTCAGTTGCATCATGAGCCTATTGCGTGCGATGCAACGTACAGGTGTCCGTCATTTTATTCATTTGTCTAGCTTGGCAGTCTATGGAAAATCTGGTTTACAGTTAAGTGAAACAGAAGATTTTAACTATGCCTATCCTAATCCATATATCAAATCTCAGCAGATGATTGAAGAAATCATTCGTGATACTTATAAAATTGATCATGAGTGGAAGATTGCGATCTTGCGCTTATCCAATATTGTAGGTGCGTTTGAACATGGTGTATTAGGTGAATATGTTGCACAGCTTCCTAAAAATATTGTACCGCTTGCACTACAAGTTGCGGCAATGCAGCGCGATTTAATTGAATTGCAAGATCAAGTTGAAACGTCTGATCATACAACTGAACGAAGCTTTCTACATGTTTTAGATGTATGTGAGGCTGTCAGCGCGAGTTTACATTGGTTGCGTGATCAAACCCACTGTTGTGAAGCTTTTAATATTGCGCATGACCAAGTACATTCAATTCGTCAATTATTAGATGAAATTTCACAGGTTACCCAAGCTGAAATTCCAACACAAGCTGCAATTTATAAGCATGAAGAGTTGGCCCAACTTGGTGCAAATATTGGAAAAGCAAAAACTTTATTACAATGGGACCCGAAACGAACTTTAAAGCAAATGATTGAAGATGAGTGGAGATTCTATCAAAATACATTAAATGGAAGATAAGATAATGATTCTTATTTACAATAATGAAATGCTTGAGTACGATATTAAAATTAACTAGCCAAAGCAAAAATTGCTTCAGCCCGTGAGTTCTTTAACCAGATAACCGAGGTTTCTATGCAAACACGAATTGAACATGACACTATGGGTGAGATTGAAGTTCCAAATGAAGCATTATGGGGGGCGCAAACCCAACGTAGCTTACAGAACTTTAAAATCGGGCAAGAGCGCTTACCCCGTGCCATGATTCGAGC
This window of the Acinetobacter sp. XH1741 genome carries:
- a CDS encoding TusE/DsrC/DsvC family sulfur relay protein; the encoded protein is MNLELDQDGHLVDYTIWNPEVAQELAKSLDLELTDWHFEVLAAVRQFYQHFGHSPATRPLIKFLMKTVSPDINNAVLQQKFNTGLVARHLSRLAGIPKPANCL
- the galE gene encoding UDP-glucose 4-epimerase GalE: MILVTGGLGFIGSHIALSLLAQGQEVVIVDNLANSTLQTLERLEYISGMYVPFVKLDVRNTPALNKVFEQYSIDAVIHTAGFKSIEESNLKPLEYYNDNVSCIMSLLRAMQRTGVRHFIHLSSLAVYGKSGLQLSETEDFNYAYPNPYIKSQQMIEEIIRDTYKIDHEWKIAILRLSNIVGAFEHGVLGEYVAQLPKNIVPLALQVAAMQRDLIELQDQVETSDHTTERSFLHVLDVCEAVSASLHWLRDQTHCCEAFNIAHDQVHSIRQLLDEISQVTQAEIPTQAAIYKHEELAQLGANIGKAKTLLQWDPKRTLKQMIEDEWRFYQNTLNGR
- a CDS encoding DsrH like protein — protein: MTQSTLYLVQASYHHTPQIIEELTNYFDKDDQIVFMGDSTAQLSVSICQQFGSISCLCYEKDLIDAETLAHVNVLNYDQFADLVLQFNRCISLK
- a CDS encoding PLP-dependent aminotransferase family protein; this translates as MNQTKTKIELVISQVEQQIKNRSLTPGSRLPSVRKLAKDLGFSVSTIVEAYERLIAVGKIESRSGSGFYVVGPLAPLALSELGPKLDRSIDPLWISRQSLEAKPDAFKPGCGWLPNDWMPLESIRKALRSATRNEDDNLMGYSSPLGLPALRDLLARRAQSKGIEANLNQVLLTDSGTQAIDLVCRFLLKPDDVVLIDDPCYFNFHALLKVHQVKVIGIPYTPNGPDLEAFKEAIETYNPRLYITNSGIHNPTGATLSLSTAHQLLKLIEQSNLIVIEDDIFSDFEHTLAPRLAALDNLSRVIFIGSFSKTLSASIRCGYIIAKPEWIDQITDLKIATSFSHNGLSAKILHTALTDGSYRKHLDILKVRLAQAMQKTIRKLKAIGIEPWIEPKAGIFVWCRLPEGIDAAKIAQFCLNQEVILAPGNAFSQSKSAGQFIRFNITQSNHDYIYKTLTEALQQESSKKEH
- a CDS encoding DMT family transporter, with amino-acid sequence MQKFMNGWVNGFIGVAIFAGSLPATRVAVTGFDPGFLTAARAVIAGVLGLILIFLLKEKRPAKQDWWPLAIVALGVVVGFPLFTALALQYMNAAHSIVFVSLLPLATAIFAVVRGGEKPNLFFWIFAVLGSLVVFAYMFFLSGEASFGIGDLYMLIAIILCGFGYAEGGVLSKKIGGWQVICWALILALPVMLLATLFYMPVSFQDVSASAVAGLVYVSLFSMLIGFFFWYKGLAQGGIAAISQLQLLQPLMGLAIAALLLHEHVSWSMLMVTAVTILCVAAAKKFA
- a CDS encoding helix-turn-helix domain-containing protein, producing MKWDDIGDQPCSVARMLSVIGDRWTMLILRNAFMGIRRFDDFQKSLGVTRHVLSDRLKRLVEYEILVKAPYFDRQERFEYRLTDKGFELYPVILSMANWADKWMDQGLGKPLEYRHKACGHKFEPVMVCSVCREPLHAKQVQVSAGPGYFAYMEQKQKQA
- the tusD gene encoding sulfurtransferase complex subunit TusD, with translation MSTLLLITSAPTSIHAWHALGLAQALKSKNEDFRVFFYQDGVQVANDFQWVPDDQRNLTHEWQKLAIRLPVCVSAALARGITDAENASRHQLSHHNLASNFELVGLGELADAVQSASRLLQF